The following coding sequences are from one Ornithorhynchus anatinus isolate Pmale09 chromosome 18, mOrnAna1.pri.v4, whole genome shotgun sequence window:
- the LOC100087745 gene encoding cytochrome P450 2J2 isoform X1 has protein sequence MSPQLGSLAVSLWGEATFRSVSVFLIVFLLLVGLRKRRRPEGYPPGPFSLPFVGNALNMDFSHPLVHTEKFVRKYGNLFSLDLGTMPFVLVTGMKQIKEVLARQDENLDNRPVFPIRTEIFTQETGLLMSNGPVWKRHRRFTLMTLRNLGLGKRSLQERIQEEAAYLVQTMEEEGGEAFDPHFKINSAVSNIICTVTFGERFEYSDPRFQELLHLLDAVILLEANTWGQLFNMFPSVMRKLPGPHWEIFRKWAKLKAFTSDAIRRHREDRNPDEPRDFIDAYLDEMDKEKDVAGSYLNEDNLISSTMDLFLAGTETSSTTLRWALLYMALNPEIQETAQAEIDGVVGRSRPPTMDDRESMPYTCAVINEVLRMGNIIPLNVPRETGAHVTVAGYHLPKGTVVMTNLMALHRDPEEWETPDRFNPRHFLDNGKLKKKESFLPFSTGKRMCPGEQLARTELFIFFTCLLRNFTFRAPEGVTLSLRARNGITLSPYPYRIRAVPR, from the exons ATGTCTCCCCAGCTGGGATCGTTGGCCGTCTCCCTCTGGGGGGAAGCCACTTTTCGGAGCGTCTCGGTGTTCCTGATCGTCTTCCTGCTGCTCGTGGGTCTCAGGAAGAGACGGCGGCCCGAAGGCTACCCCCCGGGGCCCTTCAGTCTGCCCTTCGTGGGCAACGCCTTAAACATGGACTTCTCGCATCCTCTGGTCCACACCGAAAAG TTCGTGAGGAAATACGGGAACCTGTTCAGCTTGGATTTAGGAACGATGCCATTCGTGCTGGTCACGGGGATGAAGCAGATCAAAGAGGTCCTCGCCCGGCAGGATGAAAACCTGGACAATCGCCCCGTGTTTCCCATTCGAACCGAGATCTTCACTCAAGAGACCG GGCTCCTGATGTCCAACGGCCCAGTGTGGAAACGCCACCGGCGTTTCACGCTGATGACCCTGAGGAACCTGGGTTTAGGCAAGAGGAGCCTGCAGGAGCGGATCCAGGAGGAGGCCGCGTACCTCGTCCAaacgatggaggaggagggag GAGAAGCTTTCGACCCCCACTTCAAGATCAACAGCGCCGTCTCCAACATCATCTGCACCGTCACCTTCGGCGAGCGCTTCGAGTACTCCGACCCGCGCTTCCAGGAGCTGCTGCATCTGCTAGACGCCGTCATCCTCCTGGAGGCCAATACCTGGGGCCAG CTGTTCAACATGTTTCCGTCCGTCATGAGGAAGCTCCCCGGGCCCCACTGGGAGATTTTCAGAAAGTGGGCCAAGCTGAAGGCGTTCACGTCGGACGCGATCCGACGGCACCGGGAGGACCGGAACCCGGACGAGCCCAGGGATTTCATCGACGCTTACCTGGACGAGATGGacaag GAGAAGGACGTGGCCGGCTCCTATTTGAACGAAGACAACCTGATCAGCAGCACGATGGACCTGTTCCTGGCCGGGACCGAGACCAGTTCCACGACCCTGCGCTGGGCCTTGCTCTACATGGCGCTGAACCCCGAAATCCAAG AGACGGCGCAGGCCGAGATCGACGGCGTCGTCGGCCGGTCGCGGCCGCCCACGATGGACGACAGGGAGAGCATGCCCTACACCTGCGCCGTCATCAACGAGGTCCTGCGGATGGGCAACATCATCCCCCTGAACGTACCCAGGGAGACCGGGGCCCACGTCACCGTGGCCGGCTAccacctgcccaag GGGACCGTCGTCATGACCAATCTGATGGCCCTCCACCGGGACCCGGAGGAGTGGGAGACCCCCGACAGGTTCAATCCCCGGCACTTTCTGGACAACGGCAAGCTGAAGAAGAAGGAGTCCTTCCTGCCTTTTTCCACGG GAAAGCGCATGTGTCCGGGAGAGCAGCTGGCCAGGACGGAACTGTTCATCTTCTTCACCTGCCTCCTCCGCAACTTCACCTTCCGAGCCCCCGAGGGCGTGACGCTCAGCCTCCGAGCCAGAAACGGGATCACGCTCTCCCCCTACCCCTACCGCATCCGCGCCGTTCCCCGCTAG
- the LOC100087745 gene encoding cytochrome P450 2J2 isoform X2: MPFVLVTGMKQIKEVLARQDENLDNRPVFPIRTEIFTQETGLLMSNGPVWKRHRRFTLMTLRNLGLGKRSLQERIQEEAAYLVQTMEEEGGEAFDPHFKINSAVSNIICTVTFGERFEYSDPRFQELLHLLDAVILLEANTWGQLFNMFPSVMRKLPGPHWEIFRKWAKLKAFTSDAIRRHREDRNPDEPRDFIDAYLDEMDKEKDVAGSYLNEDNLISSTMDLFLAGTETSSTTLRWALLYMALNPEIQETAQAEIDGVVGRSRPPTMDDRESMPYTCAVINEVLRMGNIIPLNVPRETGAHVTVAGYHLPKGTVVMTNLMALHRDPEEWETPDRFNPRHFLDNGKLKKKESFLPFSTGKRMCPGEQLARTELFIFFTCLLRNFTFRAPEGVTLSLRARNGITLSPYPYRIRAVPR, from the exons ATGCCATTCGTGCTGGTCACGGGGATGAAGCAGATCAAAGAGGTCCTCGCCCGGCAGGATGAAAACCTGGACAATCGCCCCGTGTTTCCCATTCGAACCGAGATCTTCACTCAAGAGACCG GGCTCCTGATGTCCAACGGCCCAGTGTGGAAACGCCACCGGCGTTTCACGCTGATGACCCTGAGGAACCTGGGTTTAGGCAAGAGGAGCCTGCAGGAGCGGATCCAGGAGGAGGCCGCGTACCTCGTCCAaacgatggaggaggagggag GAGAAGCTTTCGACCCCCACTTCAAGATCAACAGCGCCGTCTCCAACATCATCTGCACCGTCACCTTCGGCGAGCGCTTCGAGTACTCCGACCCGCGCTTCCAGGAGCTGCTGCATCTGCTAGACGCCGTCATCCTCCTGGAGGCCAATACCTGGGGCCAG CTGTTCAACATGTTTCCGTCCGTCATGAGGAAGCTCCCCGGGCCCCACTGGGAGATTTTCAGAAAGTGGGCCAAGCTGAAGGCGTTCACGTCGGACGCGATCCGACGGCACCGGGAGGACCGGAACCCGGACGAGCCCAGGGATTTCATCGACGCTTACCTGGACGAGATGGacaag GAGAAGGACGTGGCCGGCTCCTATTTGAACGAAGACAACCTGATCAGCAGCACGATGGACCTGTTCCTGGCCGGGACCGAGACCAGTTCCACGACCCTGCGCTGGGCCTTGCTCTACATGGCGCTGAACCCCGAAATCCAAG AGACGGCGCAGGCCGAGATCGACGGCGTCGTCGGCCGGTCGCGGCCGCCCACGATGGACGACAGGGAGAGCATGCCCTACACCTGCGCCGTCATCAACGAGGTCCTGCGGATGGGCAACATCATCCCCCTGAACGTACCCAGGGAGACCGGGGCCCACGTCACCGTGGCCGGCTAccacctgcccaag GGGACCGTCGTCATGACCAATCTGATGGCCCTCCACCGGGACCCGGAGGAGTGGGAGACCCCCGACAGGTTCAATCCCCGGCACTTTCTGGACAACGGCAAGCTGAAGAAGAAGGAGTCCTTCCTGCCTTTTTCCACGG GAAAGCGCATGTGTCCGGGAGAGCAGCTGGCCAGGACGGAACTGTTCATCTTCTTCACCTGCCTCCTCCGCAACTTCACCTTCCGAGCCCCCGAGGGCGTGACGCTCAGCCTCCGAGCCAGAAACGGGATCACGCTCTCCCCCTACCCCTACCGCATCCGCGCCGTTCCCCGCTAG